The genomic segment GACGCTGCTGCCGCTGCTGAAGAGAAGGACGAGTTTGACGTTGTTCTCGAAGACGCTGGCGCTAAGAAGATCGGCGTGATCAAGGTTGTCCGCGAAATCGTGTCCGGCCTGGGCCTGAAGGAAGCCAAGGAACTCGTTGAGAGCGCTCCGAAGGCTCTGCTCGAAGGCGTGTCCAAGGACGACGCTGAGGCTGCCAAGACCAAGCTGGAAGAAGCTGGCGCTAAGGTCTCCCTCAA from the Corynebacterium durum genome contains:
- the rplL gene encoding 50S ribosomal protein L7/L12; translation: MAKLTPEELIEAFKEMTLIEASEFRKLFEETFDVTAAAPVAVAAPGAAGGDAAAAAEEKDEFDVVLEDAGAKKIGVIKVVREIVSGLGLKEAKELVESAPKALLEGVSKDDAEAAKTKLEEAGAKVSLK